The following proteins come from a genomic window of Stegostoma tigrinum isolate sSteTig4 chromosome 30, sSteTig4.hap1, whole genome shotgun sequence:
- the LOC125465620 gene encoding ubiquitin domain-containing protein TINCR-like isoform X2, with protein sequence MNRMQRLMAHWMRCHVCVQLPDGQRMVSLRVRPNDTIKHLRLRLVRQGVTSWKMDFTYRGNQLGENETLEENHITAGAVLVLVRKE encoded by the exons ATGAATAGAATGCAGAGGCTGATGGCTCACTGGATGCGCTGTCATGTCTGTGTCCAACTTCCTGATGGTCAGCGGATGGTGTCCCTCCGAGTCAGGCCAAATGACACCATTAAACATCTGCGGCTACGTTTGGTAAGGCAAGGAGTCACATCCTGGAAGATGGATTTCACGTACAGAGGCAATCAACTGGGAGAAAACGAGACCCTGGAAGAAAACCACATCACGGCTGGAGCAGTGCTTGTGTTAGTCAGGAAGG AATGA
- the LOC125465620 gene encoding ubiquitin domain-containing protein TINCR-like isoform X1 yields the protein MNRMQRLMAHWMRCHVCVQLPDGQRMVSLRVRPNDTIKHLRLRLVRQGVTSWKMDFTYRGNQLGENETLEENHITAGAVLVLVRKESLLCGNRPFSPTSPRQPSEHPTQPTHP from the exons ATGAATAGAATGCAGAGGCTGATGGCTCACTGGATGCGCTGTCATGTCTGTGTCCAACTTCCTGATGGTCAGCGGATGGTGTCCCTCCGAGTCAGGCCAAATGACACCATTAAACATCTGCGGCTACGTTTGGTAAGGCAAGGAGTCACATCCTGGAAGATGGATTTCACGTACAGAGGCAATCAACTGGGAGAAAACGAGACCCTGGAAGAAAACCACATCACGGCTGGAGCAGTGCTTGTGTTAGTCAGGAAGG aatccctactgtgtggaaacaggcccttcagcccaacaagtccgcgccaaccctcagagcatcccacccaacctacacatccctga